A genomic window from Haliaeetus albicilla chromosome 10, bHalAlb1.1, whole genome shotgun sequence includes:
- the EFNA4 gene encoding ephrin-A4: MPEVPVGVGLPVPGLAGSGPGPLPGPGGAGAVPQGLMALGEVAGRRRGADWPEVGGAGRAVPSPAGPGRPRPPPAPAPPPPAAAAAAGGAMRPAPLLGLLLWALLLWAPPPPPVRGLRHGVHWNGSNPRFLRDDYAIQVAINDYLDIYCPHYEGTVPAGRAETFTLFMVDREGYRGCYETPGAFKRWECNRPQAPFGPVRFSEKIQRFTPFSLGFEFQPGETYYYISVPSPESAGRCLKLRVSVCCRDTTLEPVTEVPNSQPHGHGGPEDAVPARGIAAPLQPRTPCLALALLALLWI, encoded by the exons ATGCCGGAGGTACCGGTCGGTGTGGGGCTGCCGGTCCCGGGGCTGGCCGGTTCGGGGCCGGGGCCATtgccggggccggggggtgcCGGTGCCGTCCCCCAAGGGTTAATGGCACTCGGGGAAGTtgccgggcggcggcgcggcgcggatTGGCCCGAAGTtggcggggcgggccgggccgtgccgagccccgccgggccgggccgcccccgccccccgccggcccccgccccgccgccccccgccgccgccgccgccgccggcggagCCATgcgccccgcgccgctgctCGGGCTCCTGCTCTGGGCGCTGCTGCTttgggcgccgccgccgccgccggtgcGCGGCCTCCGCCACGGCGTCCACTGGAACGGCAGCAACCCCAG GTTCCTGCGGGACGACTACGCCATCCAGGTGGCCATCAATGACTACCTGGACATCTACTGCCCACACTACGAGGGGACCGTGCCCGCCGGCCGGGCAGAGACCTTCACGCTCTTCATGGTGGACCGGGAGGGCTACCGCGGATGCTACGAGACCCCTGGCGCCTTCAAGCGCTGGGAGTGCAACCGGCCCCAGGCGCCCTTCGGGCCCGTCCGCTTTTCAGAGAAGATCCAGCGCTTCACCCCCTTCTCGCTCGGCTTCGAGTTCCAGCCGGGGGAGACCTACTACTACATCT ctgtccccagccccgAGAGCGCCGGGCGCTGCCTGAAGCTGCGCGTCTCCGTCTGCTGCAGAGACACCA CACTGGAGCCAGTGACGGAGGTTCCCAATTCACAGCCTCACGGGCATGGGGGGCCGGAGG ACGCGGTGCCCGCCCGGGGCATTGCAGCCCCGCTGCAGCCCCGCACCCCATGCCTTGCGCTCGCGCTCCTGGCCCTGCTCTGGATCTGA